The following DNA comes from Bradyrhizobium manausense.
ACTCATGATATGCGCCGCGAAATGCCGCTCGGCCTGGCCAAGCGTGGCTATACCGGCGTCATTCAGCACCTCTCGGCCAAGGACGCCGGCTCGGCTCTCACGGATATCGAGCTCGAGAGCCGGTTGATCGAGCTCGGCTTCGTCGAGGGCGCCCGGGTCGAGGTCCTGCACGAGGGGCTGGTCGGGCGCGACCCGATCGCCGTGCGTGTCGACAACATCACCATCGCGGTGCGCCGCCGCGAGGCCATGGCCATCATCGTCGCCTGAGATCGCGACCGGACATCCGATTCCATGGAATTACCCCTTCTGCATCTCGCCCTGGTGGGCACGCCAAACAGCGGCAAGACTTCGCTGTTCAATGCGCTGACCGGCAGCCGGCAAAAGGTCGCGAACTATCCGGGCGTCACCGTCGAGCGCAAGGAAG
Coding sequences within:
- a CDS encoding FeoA family protein yields the protein MTDTHDMRREMPLGLAKRGYTGVIQHLSAKDAGSALTDIELESRLIELGFVEGARVEVLHEGLVGRDPIAVRVDNITIAVRRREAMAIIVA